In Chitinibacter sp. SCUT-21, a single genomic region encodes these proteins:
- a CDS encoding extracellular solute-binding protein, with amino-acid sequence MPIKSKVIAITLSVTLFALLLSAWLTQGLAWPVWLTLLITLPIAAVLEWLALQWLLKPLFHLMMAMKGLGAGGGDLNFRIPVHGNDELAQAASGFNEFAGQLQNTFREVQRDMEGLSLGLKEITVVTGQLVKDSHTQADFSAASAAAVEEITVSITHIADSAHEVDEVVSETQLLSVEGAQTVHSVSDEVSKMESSIQSLSAAISDLGQRSKEISSIVSVIKDIAEQTNLLALNAAIEAARAGEQGRGFAVVADEVRKLAERSAKATVEITQRISSVSTDTDAALNNMTRAAQGVTSSVARAQEASQLMSNIGSRMENVVEVVRSIADATREQTAASTTMAQSSEQINSMTQSSDSALQQTKKALETLENRARELMGAVGKFKLEDITVLHGWFAASGFRAVADVKARLNQIGHHWSDSHSGKDVPGMLKKAVETNNLPTAAAIGGVKIQAWAGKNVLANLDDLAREQRWGQILPKVIDDQMHADGHYVAVPLGVARVNVIWANAALLRRVNVSQAPRSWDEFISLCQKLQNAGITPIAHSEVKWQVATLFEAVSLGLCGAKYYVDAFSKLDHATLSGPNTIRALEMFRSIKPFCSEDPVGRDWNLVSADIINGRAALQIMGDWVKGEFDTAGKQAGGDYYFWAAPNQNGEYSFAADTLTMFRQDDPKRALAQRNFASLLMSPECQIAYNHHKGSIPARTDIDRNRLDAYGKASAADFADSAAKNTLVPSWAHNMAVQDDMKKALIEVVYEFWNTPSMSASAAANKLAATARR; translated from the coding sequence ATGCCCATCAAATCCAAAGTGATTGCGATCACCTTGTCTGTGACCTTGTTTGCACTACTACTTAGCGCCTGGCTCACGCAAGGCTTGGCTTGGCCTGTTTGGTTAACACTTTTAATAACACTTCCTATTGCTGCAGTGTTGGAGTGGCTTGCGCTGCAATGGCTACTAAAACCTTTATTTCATCTGATGATGGCAATGAAAGGCTTAGGTGCTGGCGGCGGAGACCTGAACTTCCGTATTCCCGTCCACGGTAATGATGAATTAGCCCAAGCAGCCAGTGGATTTAATGAATTTGCGGGTCAATTGCAAAATACCTTCCGTGAAGTGCAACGCGACATGGAGGGGTTATCGTTAGGGCTGAAAGAAATCACCGTGGTGACGGGTCAACTGGTTAAAGACAGCCACACTCAAGCCGATTTTTCAGCCGCATCGGCCGCAGCAGTCGAAGAAATCACCGTCAGTATTACCCACATCGCCGATAGCGCGCACGAAGTTGATGAAGTCGTTAGCGAAACGCAATTACTTTCAGTAGAGGGCGCACAAACCGTCCATAGCGTGTCGGATGAAGTGAGCAAAATGGAGTCGTCGATTCAATCCTTAAGTGCTGCAATTAGCGATCTTGGCCAAAGATCGAAGGAAATCAGCTCGATTGTTAGCGTAATCAAAGACATTGCCGAGCAAACTAATTTATTGGCACTCAATGCCGCGATTGAAGCCGCGCGTGCGGGTGAACAAGGGCGTGGATTTGCCGTAGTAGCGGATGAAGTGCGCAAATTGGCCGAGCGCAGCGCCAAAGCCACGGTCGAAATCACCCAACGCATATCTTCGGTCAGCACCGACACCGATGCGGCGCTGAATAATATGACGCGTGCGGCGCAGGGCGTCACGTCCAGCGTGGCGCGCGCACAAGAAGCAAGCCAATTGATGAGCAATATTGGCAGCCGCATGGAAAACGTCGTTGAAGTGGTGCGCAGCATTGCTGACGCCACGCGTGAACAAACCGCCGCCAGTACGACGATGGCTCAGTCATCCGAACAAATTAACTCGATGACCCAATCTAGCGATTCCGCCCTGCAGCAAACCAAAAAAGCCCTCGAAACACTGGAAAACCGTGCCCGAGAACTGATGGGTGCGGTGGGTAAATTCAAACTCGAAGACATTACCGTCTTGCATGGCTGGTTTGCCGCCAGCGGATTTCGCGCAGTTGCCGATGTCAAAGCGCGCCTGAACCAAATTGGCCACCATTGGAGTGATAGCCACAGCGGTAAAGACGTGCCGGGCATGCTGAAAAAAGCGGTCGAAACCAATAATCTGCCGACCGCAGCGGCGATTGGTGGGGTAAAAATCCAAGCTTGGGCCGGGAAAAATGTGCTCGCCAATCTTGACGATTTGGCCCGCGAACAACGCTGGGGGCAAATTTTACCCAAAGTCATTGATGATCAAATGCATGCCGACGGGCATTATGTGGCGGTGCCATTGGGTGTTGCGCGCGTCAACGTGATCTGGGCCAACGCAGCGCTCTTACGCCGCGTCAATGTAAGCCAAGCCCCACGAAGCTGGGATGAATTTATTAGCCTGTGCCAGAAACTGCAAAATGCTGGCATTACGCCAATTGCCCATTCAGAGGTGAAATGGCAAGTGGCCACCCTGTTTGAAGCGGTGTCACTGGGCTTATGTGGCGCCAAATATTATGTCGACGCGTTTAGTAAACTCGATCACGCCACGCTATCTGGCCCCAATACGATTCGAGCCTTGGAAATGTTCCGCAGTATTAAACCGTTTTGCAGCGAAGATCCGGTCGGTCGTGATTGGAACTTAGTCTCGGCTGACATTATCAATGGCCGCGCCGCGCTGCAAATCATGGGCGATTGGGTTAAAGGCGAATTTGATACCGCAGGCAAACAAGCCGGCGGCGATTATTATTTCTGGGCCGCGCCAAATCAAAATGGCGAATATAGCTTTGCCGCCGATACGCTCACCATGTTCCGCCAAGACGATCCAAAACGAGCGCTTGCCCAGCGTAATTTTGCTTCCTTGCTAATGAGCCCCGAATGCCAAATTGCCTACAACCACCACAAAGGCTCCATCCCCGCCCGCACCGATATTGATCGCAATCGCCTAGACGCTTATGGCAAAGCATCGGCAGCCGATTTTGCCGATTCAGCCGCAAAAAACACCCTCGTACCATCATGGGCGCATAATATGGCGGTACAAGACGATATGAAAAAGGCGCTAATCGAAGTGGTGTACGAATTTTGGAATACACCATCAATGAGCGCCTCGGCTGCGGCCAATAAACTAGCCGCCACCGCCCGCCGTTAG
- a CDS encoding YbhB/YbcL family Raf kinase inhibitor-like protein, whose product MKLLASLITSIVCLGNAYASDFQISSTDLKANQFMSKQHEFAGFGCNGGNISPQLQWKNAPAGTKSFAITVYDPDAPTGSGWWHWGVVNIPAQTMSVAAGQVPAGAVETRTDYGKAGYGGACPPVGDKAHRYIHTVWALDVEQLPLDSNASGALVGYMLNAHKLAKADLMTLYQRTK is encoded by the coding sequence ATGAAACTGCTTGCATCCCTCATCACCAGCATCGTGTGTTTAGGCAACGCGTATGCTAGCGACTTTCAAATAAGCAGCACCGATCTCAAAGCCAATCAATTCATGAGCAAACAGCACGAATTTGCGGGCTTTGGCTGCAATGGCGGCAATATTTCGCCGCAATTGCAGTGGAAAAATGCGCCAGCGGGCACCAAAAGCTTTGCCATTACGGTGTACGATCCAGATGCGCCCACCGGTAGCGGCTGGTGGCACTGGGGCGTAGTCAATATCCCAGCGCAGACAATGTCGGTTGCCGCAGGACAAGTTCCAGCCGGCGCAGTAGAGACGCGCACCGATTATGGTAAAGCCGGCTATGGTGGCGCATGTCCACCCGTGGGCGACAAGGCGCATCGCTATATTCACACCGTGTGGGCGCTCGATGTTGAGCAACTGCCGCTCGATAGCAACGCTAGCGGCGCTTTGGTCGGCTATATGCTTAACGCCCATAAATTGGCAAAAGCTGATCTAATGACGCTGTATCAACGCACCAAATAA
- a CDS encoding helix-turn-helix transcriptional regulator produces MSLVHGKVIQYSVIRAAATQQLREVTLLQPTLMRIRHGEKHLWMHEQQQIAGKSDILIGPAGMQLTLSNVPDAQGYYCEILQFHPHLIERFRHDYGAILQNIAQQAPQFIATITPVIAQTWDETLAALTREEPAAMLEHRALGLLLAIALAGYGSALLSIRSDSLAERVQQLMMLHPARNWSVDEVAKQLHLGASTLRRQLDQEGSSFRSILDQVRLNLALGLIQTSKLAIGDIAQQCGYASASRFSARFQQQFGLKPLQLRATVA; encoded by the coding sequence ATGAGCTTAGTGCACGGCAAAGTAATCCAATACAGCGTTATCCGCGCCGCTGCAACACAGCAACTGCGCGAAGTGACTCTTTTGCAGCCCACACTGATGCGTATTCGCCATGGTGAAAAGCACCTTTGGATGCACGAGCAACAGCAGATTGCCGGCAAGAGTGATATTTTAATTGGCCCTGCTGGCATGCAATTAACCCTGAGCAATGTCCCTGATGCTCAGGGTTACTACTGCGAAATTTTGCAATTTCATCCGCACTTAATCGAGCGATTTCGCCATGATTATGGCGCGATATTGCAAAACATAGCGCAACAAGCACCGCAATTTATCGCCACAATAACCCCAGTCATCGCGCAAACATGGGACGAAACCCTCGCCGCCCTCACGCGGGAGGAACCCGCTGCCATGCTTGAACACCGTGCTTTGGGCTTATTATTGGCTATTGCTTTAGCCGGATATGGCTCAGCATTGCTGAGCATTCGCAGCGATAGCCTTGCTGAGCGGGTTCAACAATTGATGATGCTGCACCCTGCTCGAAATTGGAGTGTGGATGAGGTCGCCAAGCAATTACATTTAGGCGCTTCCACGCTACGGCGACAATTAGATCAAGAAGGCAGCTCGTTTCGCAGCATACTGGATCAAGTCCGACTCAATTTAGCCTTAGGCTTAATCCAAACTTCCAAACTCGCGATCGGCGATATTGCACAGCAATGTGGCTACGCGTCTGCGTCCCGTTTTAGTGCTCGGTTTCAACAACAATTTGGCCTCAAACCCCTACAGCTACGCGCCACGGTAGCTTAA